The following are from one region of the Synechococcus sp. UW179A genome:
- a CDS encoding DUF389 domain-containing protein, which translates to MEQGSLSSRKIRQLHRSHMHDATLDEVFIVLSVGASLISTLGLLANSTAVVIGAMVVAPWIMPLRAAAFAILLGEVRLLGRSMRTLLVGVLSTTLLSFLLGSVAGLPQFGTEVLARTEPNLLDLGIALVAGGLATYAKLRSDAVSSLAGTAIAVALVPPVCVMGLLLSHQSWSAASGAGLLFATNLLGILTGGLVLMAWQDSEFRQKLLRSQLSVASFTLTGLLLIPLGGSFIGLLNQANRENRRSMVEQTVRKFLVNETLTFSDPELVDVEQVDIDWRPTQHDKKKEEGIIRIIVRVTDADLPSYKQVTLVQEEINKLLRSNYQLVVQRTAVDVVGPKKVIPLEQESEESEIETPSQNNKEVTEKPENKPLSQ; encoded by the coding sequence ATGGAGCAGGGCAGCTTGTCCAGCCGCAAAATCAGGCAACTGCATCGCAGCCACATGCACGATGCCACCTTGGATGAGGTGTTTATCGTGCTCAGCGTTGGAGCGAGCCTGATCTCCACCCTGGGGCTGCTTGCCAACAGCACTGCGGTCGTCATCGGAGCCATGGTGGTTGCTCCTTGGATCATGCCTCTAAGAGCCGCAGCCTTCGCCATCTTGCTGGGCGAAGTGCGTCTGCTGGGCCGATCAATGCGAACCCTACTGGTAGGGGTCTTGAGCACCACGCTGCTCTCCTTTCTGCTGGGTTCTGTGGCTGGCTTGCCTCAGTTCGGCACAGAGGTTCTGGCCAGAACAGAGCCCAACCTGCTCGATCTGGGGATCGCCCTTGTGGCAGGAGGTCTGGCGACGTACGCCAAGTTGCGAAGCGATGCTGTGAGTTCGCTGGCTGGAACGGCAATCGCCGTGGCCCTGGTGCCTCCTGTTTGCGTAATGGGACTGTTGCTGTCACACCAGAGCTGGAGTGCGGCCTCCGGAGCCGGATTACTTTTCGCCACCAACCTGCTGGGCATTCTCACAGGCGGGTTGGTACTGATGGCCTGGCAAGACTCCGAATTCCGCCAAAAGCTGCTCCGAAGTCAACTCAGCGTGGCCAGCTTCACACTGACAGGCCTGTTGCTGATTCCACTGGGAGGCAGCTTCATCGGATTACTGAATCAAGCCAATCGCGAGAACCGGCGATCCATGGTGGAACAAACGGTTCGTAAATTTCTTGTTAATGAAACTCTAACCTTCAGCGATCCTGAATTAGTTGATGTGGAACAGGTTGATATTGACTGGAGGCCAACTCAACATGACAAGAAGAAAGAAGAGGGAATTATTCGGATCATTGTTCGTGTAACGGATGCCGACCTTCCCAGCTACAAGCAGGTGACATTGGTACAAGAAGAGATCAACAAACTTCTTCGGAGCAATTACCAGCTTGTCGTTCAACGCACAGCTGTAGACGTTGTTGGTCCGAAAAAAGTGATCCCTTTAGAACAAGAATCTGAGGAGTCGGAAATCGAAACACCCTCTCAAAACAACAAGGAAGTAACTGAAAAACCTGAGAACAAGCCGC